In Candidatus Manganitrophus noduliformans, the genomic stretch GGACTTCGTAACACTTCTGACCGGTCGGGCTCGCTCCGGCCGTTCTTCCCCGGACCGTCTTATTGGCATAGGTCAGGTTGAAGTCCCGATCGATCACGATAATCGGATCGGCGATTCCATCTAAAACGGGGTGAGGATCGTTCTTGAAGTCGGATTCGTTCACGGCGCTGGCCCTGTGTCTTTGGTAATTTCACACTATCCGATCCCTCCTTTCGTAACAATGATATAAATCACGGCAAGAGTTGATCTAGATCAACTCTTGCCCCGATCGCCTCGACCGCCGTTAGACGGTCATTTCGACTCTCCAGTAAAGATCTTCATAGAGACGCCGGGAGACCGGATTCTCCGGGTCGATCTCGATCGACATTTCCAGATGATGGAGCGCCTCCCTCGGATTTTTCATCGCAATTAATGCCACCGCGCAGTTGTAGTGGCCTTGCCAGAAGGTATCGTCCATCTCCGAGGCGACGATGAAATTTGAAAGCGCTTCCTGGATTTTTCCTTGTCGATAAAGCTCCACCCCCCGGTTGTTCAGGTGCGCTGCCTGGGCGAAGACCACCTCCTCCTCTGGAACCGGTTCCGGCTGAAGCGCAGCCACAAAGCCGATTAGAAAGAAGGAGACGATCACCAATCCCGCCACGCCGAGCCGATGACTCCTTTTTGATTTCATCTCCCTTCCCTCCTTTATTCTCCTACCGATCGACGCTGGGACCTTCCATCCCATCTAACTCATAAAAAAAGCAAAGAAGGTGCCGAGCGGGTCCGATGCGATCCGAAGCCGATTGTTCAAGGAATATAAAGCGCTGGAAGAGTGAATCCCTTTTTTATTTTGGGAGAAAGGGGCAGCCGTTGTCCAATTCGACTAACCGGCCGGACAATCTGAACAGTTGGAGCGGAAATCTTCAAGGCAGGCTCGGCCTCTTTCCCTCCTCACTTCAACGAGAGGAGATAAGCCACCAATGCATCCAGCTCTTCCTTCGTTCCGCGGAAGGGGGGCATCATTGTCTCCGGTGCGACCGACTTCGGATCGGGAAGAAACTTCTTGAGCCACGCCTCGTCCCGGCGGCTTCCGACCTTGGTAAGATCGGGGCCGACCGGTCCTCCTTTCCCCTGAATCGCATGGCAGGCGGTGCATTGGCGCTCGGCAAAAAGCTTCTCCCCCTGTTTTATTTTCGCCGCGTCGGCGGCCGAGGCTCGCTCCGCGAAGGTTAAAAAGAGCGCCAGCAACGTGAAGATCAAAAGAGATCGTTTTCGCATGTTTCTCCTCCACTCGAATAGAATTGATTATTTCCCCGGACGGAAGATCTCCGGGACTTCCGGGCCGGAGACCTCCAATACCCCGACGGCCCCCTTGTCGATGGCCCGGAAGATCGCATGATCGACCAAGAGATATCGGCCGGGGACATCGACCCGGAATTCGACGATGGCCGATCCCCCGGGGGGGATCAGCGTGCTCTGAATGTTCGTCTGAGGGGGGCTTCCAACCGCCCCTTCGGGATAGACCCGGTCGAAGATCTCTCCGATGACATGAAAGGCCGAGGTCAGGTTCGGTCCGCCGTTTCCGATGAAGAGCCGGACCGTCTCTCCGACCTTCGCCTTAAGCGCCCGCTCGCCGCTCAAGGCGCCGACCCTTCCGTTAAAGACCACATAGTGCGGGTTCTCTTCGCGGGCGTTCCGGAGGTCGAAAGCTTGCAGCCCCTTCTCCCCGAAGGCGCCGGTGGTATAAAACTCGCTCTGAAGGAGATAGAATTCCTGATCGACCTTGGGAAGTCCCCCCTCCGGCTCGACCAGGATCAGGCCGTACATTCCGTTGGCGACGTGCGTCGGGATGTGCGGTGTGGCGCAGTGATAAACATAGAGTCCGGGATTGAGCGCCTTCCAGCGGAATGTTTTGGTCTCTCCGGGGGCGACCTGCGTTGCCTCTGCGCCTCCGCCCGGTCCATTGACTGCATGGAGGTCGATCGAATGGGGCAAGAAGCTTTTCTCGCTGTTTTTGAGGTGAAGCGTCACCTGATCGCCGACACGAATCCGGATGAAGGGACCCGGAACGCTCCCTCCGAACGTCCAGAAGGTGTATTCGACCCCGTCGGCCAGGGTTCCTTTCTCCTCGGTTGTTTCAAGCGAAACAACGACATTCGCCGGCATCGTCCGGGTGAGCGGCGGCGGAACATTCGGCGGCGACGTCGGGTCGATCTTGATCGGTTCGTTCGCTCCGGCCGGCCCCGATAAGGTGAGGGTCCCCCACAAAACAAAGAGGATTACTCGAAGAGTCATTCGCATCTCTGCCTCCTTCAACAGTCATGAAACGGATCAACGATGTTGAAGTATAACATGTCGGAGCGGACCTTTCCGGTCCTCGGGATTTTCCTTATCCCTTTTTCAGGCTCAGCATATACCGCGTTAAATCCTCCAGCTCCGGTTCGGGAAGGCGGGTCGGCGGCATGATCGAGCCGGGGACCAGCGCCTGCGGATCTTTAAAATGAGCGATCAACCAATCGCGGTCGCGCGCATCGCCGACGAAGGAGAGATCGGGCCCCACCTGCGCCCCCTGGCCGTGGATGCGGTGGCATCCCGCGCAGGCGAGCTTGGCGTAAATCGCACGGCCCCGCTCGACCGCCGGATCGGTCTTCTTCAAGGCCGCGGTCTCCT encodes the following:
- the nirK gene encoding copper-containing nitrite reductase, coding for MRMTLRVILFVLWGTLTLSGPAGANEPIKIDPTSPPNVPPPLTRTMPANVVVSLETTEEKGTLADGVEYTFWTFGGSVPGPFIRIRVGDQVTLHLKNSEKSFLPHSIDLHAVNGPGGGAEATQVAPGETKTFRWKALNPGLYVYHCATPHIPTHVANGMYGLILVEPEGGLPKVDQEFYLLQSEFYTTGAFGEKGLQAFDLRNAREENPHYVVFNGRVGALSGERALKAKVGETVRLFIGNGGPNLTSAFHVIGEIFDRVYPEGAVGSPPQTNIQSTLIPPGGSAIVEFRVDVPGRYLLVDHAIFRAIDKGAVGVLEVSGPEVPEIFRPGK
- a CDS encoding c-type cytochrome, encoding MRKRSLLIFTLLALFLTFAERASAADAAKIKQGEKLFAERQCTACHAIQGKGGPVGPDLTKVGSRRDEAWLKKFLPDPKSVAPETMMPPFRGTKEELDALVAYLLSLK
- a CDS encoding tetratricopeptide repeat protein; protein product: MKSKRSHRLGVAGLVIVSFFLIGFVAALQPEPVPEEEVVFAQAAHLNNRGVELYRQGKIQEALSNFIVASEMDDTFWQGHYNCAVALIAMKNPREALHHLEMSIEIDPENPVSRRLYEDLYWRVEMTV